The following are encoded in a window of Rhizobium sp. 11515TR genomic DNA:
- a CDS encoding winged helix-turn-helix transcriptional regulator: MQRTSFSNFKCPAARALESVGDWWSILILRDALQGLSRFDEFQKNLGVAPNILTRRLKHLTDEGLFERRLYQERPPRYEYVLTEKGRDFFPVLMALFTWGNRHLPTEEVAMRLVDANTGEDRDPLLIDRVTGRAFQPEDTMLVPGPAADDTVHERIAQMKAWFLGFDA, from the coding sequence ATGCAGAGAACCAGCTTCAGCAATTTCAAATGCCCCGCCGCCCGTGCGCTCGAAAGCGTGGGCGACTGGTGGAGCATCCTGATCCTACGTGATGCGCTGCAGGGATTGAGCCGGTTCGACGAATTCCAGAAAAATCTCGGCGTTGCACCGAACATCCTGACGCGGCGCCTCAAGCATCTCACAGACGAAGGGCTGTTCGAGCGGCGACTCTATCAGGAGCGGCCGCCGCGCTACGAATATGTGCTGACCGAGAAGGGCCGGGATTTCTTCCCTGTGCTGATGGCGCTCTTCACCTGGGGCAATCGGCACTTGCCTACCGAAGAAGTCGCAATGCGCCTCGTCGACGCCAATACTGGTGAGGATCGCGACCCGCTTCTCATCGACCGCGTCACCGGCCGCGCCTTTCAGCCCGAAGACACGATGCTCGTGCCCGGGCCTGCGGCCGATGACACCGTTCATGAACGCATCGCCCAGATGAAAGCATGGTTTCTGGGCTTCGACGCCTGA
- the fabF gene encoding beta-ketoacyl-ACP synthase II: MDRIVVTGMGLVSPLGVGVNASWKRLIEGRSGLRLLPEEMVGDLTAKIGGVVPDISEDLEVGFDADRYVPVKDQKKMDRFILFAMAAAEEAILQAGWQPTDVGALERTATIIASGVGGFPAIADAVRTAETKGVRRLSPFTIPSFLVNLAAGQVSIRYGFKGPLGAPVTACAASVQAIGDAARLIRSREADVAICGGAEACIDKVSLGGFAAARALSTGFSNRPEEASRPFDSARDGFVMGEGAGMLVIETLEHALARGATPLAELVGYGTAADAYHMTAGPEDGDGARRAMLAALSQARISPSEVKHLNAHATSTQVGDRGEMEAIKAVFGRDGEIAVSGTKAATGHLLGAAGGMEAIFTIMALRDQVAPPTRNLQDPDSAAEGIDIVGGTARPMAMDYAISNGFGFGGVNASALFRRWQ, translated from the coding sequence ATGGATCGTATCGTCGTCACCGGCATGGGACTGGTTTCTCCCCTGGGCGTGGGTGTCAACGCAAGCTGGAAGCGGCTGATCGAAGGCCGTTCCGGTCTCCGATTGCTGCCTGAGGAAATGGTAGGCGATCTCACCGCCAAGATCGGTGGTGTTGTTCCCGATATATCGGAGGACCTCGAAGTCGGCTTCGACGCCGACCGCTATGTGCCGGTCAAAGATCAGAAAAAGATGGACCGGTTCATCCTGTTCGCCATGGCGGCCGCCGAAGAGGCAATCCTGCAGGCCGGCTGGCAACCGACTGACGTCGGCGCTCTAGAACGGACGGCCACGATCATTGCATCAGGCGTCGGTGGCTTTCCCGCCATCGCCGATGCCGTGCGCACGGCTGAAACAAAGGGCGTGCGGCGTTTGTCGCCTTTCACCATCCCCTCCTTCCTCGTCAACCTCGCCGCCGGCCAGGTGAGTATCCGCTATGGCTTCAAGGGGCCGCTGGGTGCGCCGGTCACCGCCTGTGCCGCCAGTGTCCAGGCGATCGGCGATGCCGCGCGGCTGATCCGCTCAAGAGAGGCCGATGTCGCCATCTGCGGCGGTGCCGAAGCCTGCATCGACAAGGTGAGCCTTGGCGGCTTCGCTGCAGCGCGCGCGCTCTCGACCGGCTTCAGCAACCGCCCGGAAGAAGCCTCCCGACCCTTCGACAGCGCTCGTGACGGTTTCGTCATGGGTGAAGGCGCCGGCATGCTTGTCATCGAGACGTTGGAGCATGCGCTCGCTCGCGGCGCAACGCCGCTGGCCGAGCTCGTCGGTTATGGCACTGCCGCCGACGCCTATCACATGACCGCCGGGCCGGAAGATGGCGATGGTGCGCGCCGGGCCATGCTTGCGGCACTTTCCCAGGCTCGCATTTCACCGTCCGAGGTCAAGCATCTGAATGCGCATGCGACATCGACGCAGGTCGGCGACAGAGGCGAGATGGAAGCCATCAAAGCCGTTTTCGGCCGTGACGGTGAGATTGCCGTCAGCGGTACGAAGGCCGCTACCGGCCACCTTCTGGGTGCTGCCGGCGGCATGGAAGCGATCTTCACGATTATGGCTCTGCGTGATCAGGTCGCCCCGCCGACCCGCAATCTGCAGGATCCGGATTCGGCGGCTGAAGGTATCGACATCGTCGGTGGTACCGCGCGACCGATGGCCATGGACTATGCGATCTCCAACGGTTTCGGCTTTGGTGGCGTCAACGCCAGCGCCCTCTTCCGCCGCTGGCAGTAA
- a CDS encoding NADPH-dependent FMN reductase — MADRILVLYGSYRSDRVGIRLANFIVAGLIERGNDVELIDAQAVGLPMLDRMYKEYPKGSAPPAMEALAAKIRAADAFVFVTGEYNWGMQPGLKNLTDHYLEEWFWRPAAIASYSGGRLSGAHAAPAWHGTLSEMGMVVISSTLAVANISAALDVDSKPTGNGGDALARAFPRFADDLAWWTEAAKQQRARKAPPY, encoded by the coding sequence ATGGCCGACCGTATTCTGGTTCTCTACGGTTCCTACCGCTCGGATCGCGTCGGCATCCGTCTCGCGAATTTTATCGTCGCAGGCCTGATTGAGCGTGGAAACGACGTGGAGCTCATCGATGCGCAGGCGGTCGGACTGCCGATGCTCGATCGGATGTACAAGGAATACCCCAAAGGTTCGGCACCCCCGGCAATGGAGGCGCTTGCGGCAAAAATCCGGGCTGCCGACGCCTTCGTTTTCGTCACCGGCGAATACAACTGGGGTATGCAACCCGGCCTGAAGAACCTGACCGATCATTATCTGGAAGAATGGTTCTGGCGCCCGGCGGCGATTGCCAGCTACTCCGGCGGCCGCCTTTCCGGCGCACATGCGGCGCCTGCCTGGCATGGCACTCTTTCGGAGATGGGAATGGTCGTCATCTCAAGCACGCTTGCCGTCGCCAATATTTCGGCGGCATTGGACGTTGACAGTAAACCTACCGGGAATGGAGGCGATGCGTTGGCAAGAGCTTTTCCCCGTTTTGCCGACGACCTCGCCTGGTGGACCGAGGCAGCAAAACAGCAGCGCGCCCGCAAGGCACCTCCTTACTGA